A stretch of the Aegilops tauschii subsp. strangulata cultivar AL8/78 chromosome 4, Aet v6.0, whole genome shotgun sequence genome encodes the following:
- the LOC109753447 gene encoding uncharacterized protein, which yields MATGISNGRGPSTNDELQSLLVAARPFLRGDLAAVDPELPSLVSVLVSAGAGECYHKHGTFLAHLLDVYRILRLWGAPDAVTRCGLFHSSYSNSYVNLAIFEPDVSRVRVRAIVGAAAERLVHHFCVVPRQPLMHDDLHLRYTDAELRDHLAAAEASLQAARSGGGRPEDKAEPWRAKLRSLVP from the coding sequence ATGGCGACCGGCATCAGCAACGGCAGAGGCCCATCGACcaacgacgagctccagtccctCCTCGTCGCCGCGCGGCCGTTCCTCCGGGGCGACCTCGCGGCCGTCGACCCCGAGCTCCCCTCGCTCGTCTCCGTCCTCGTGTCCGCCGGCGCCGGCGAGTGCTACCACAAGCACGGCACCTTCCTCGCCCACCTCCTCGACGTCTACCGCATCCTCCGCCTCTGGGGCGCGCCCGACGCCGTCACCCGCTGCGGCCTCTTCCACTCCTCCTACTCCAACTCCTACGTCAACCTCGCCATCTTCGAGCCCGACGTCAGCCGCGTCCGCGTCCGCGCCATCGTCGGCGCCGCCGCCGAGCGGCTCGTGCACCACTTCTGCGTCGTCCCGCGCCAGCCGCTCATGCACGACGACCTCCACCTCCGCTACACCGACGCCGAGCTCCGGGaccacctcgccgccgccgaggcGTCCCTCCAGGCCGCGCGCTCCGGTGGGGGCAGGCCGGAGGACAAGGCGGAGCCGTGGCGCGCGAAGCTGCGGTCCTTGGTGCCGTAG